In Oryza brachyantha chromosome 2, ObraRS2, whole genome shotgun sequence, a single window of DNA contains:
- the LOC102702448 gene encoding transcription initiation factor TFIID subunit 8 yields the protein MGTPARVTREAADHLPCSLQAALTTVSTAQILRSSGYTAAEPAALRALSDIAGRYVASLGRAASAITEAHGRTEPNLVDLTLALEGHAAAGFPGASDPARPVLRSGVLLELAGFVRAVREVPFPKPVPRRAGNPSCKAWESFAAAGKEPPLKHVPRWLPCFPEKREPEPKATNEGAAARWEARRRDEGEANVEEAVAVKPSGDGAGGRGLLPEKRGKVSFRLREGAKNRRLGLDRQCDGGLERLEEKRENSAAMVVRHGRAANHRPLGHGDGGGTELALSVPVVGLKTS from the coding sequence aTGGGAACTCCGGCGAGGGTCACCCGTGAGGCGGCCGACCACCTTCCCTGCAGCCTCCAGGCCGCGCTAACCACCGTATCCACCGCCCAGATCCTCCGCTCGTCCGGCTACACCGCGGCGGAGCCCGCCGCTCTCCGCGCCCTCTCCGACATCGCCGGCCGCTACGTGGCCTCCCTGGGCCGCGCGGCCTCGGCCATCACCGAGGCCCACGGCCGCACGGAGCCCAACCTCGTGGACCTCACCCTCGCGCTCGAGGGCCACGCGGCCGCCGGGTTCCCCGGCGCGTCGGACCCCGCTCGCCCCGTCCTCCGCTCCGGCGTGCTCTTGGAGCTCGCCGGCTTCGTCCGCGCGGTGCGGGAGGTGCCGTTCCCGAAGCCCGTACCGCGGAGGGCAGGGAACCCAAGCTGCAAGGCGTGGGAGAGCtttgcggcggcggggaaggaGCCACCGCTGAAGCACGTGCCGCGGTGGCTGCCGTGCTTTCCCGAGAAGCGGGAGCCCGAGCCAAAGGCAACAAacgagggggcggcggcgaggtgggaaGCGCGTAGGCGCGACGAGGGGGAAGCGAATGTTGAGGAAGCGGTGGCAGTGAAACCAAGCGGTGATGGAGCGGGGGGCAGGGGATTATTACCGGAGAAGAGGGGGAAAGTGAGCTTTCGCTTGCGGGAGGGGGCGAAGAACCGGCGATTGGGATTGGACCGGCAGTGTGACGGTGGCCTCGAACGATTGGAGGAGAAACGAGAAAATTCCGCGGCAATGGTGGTTCGGCACGGGCGCGCGGCGAACCACCGGCCGCTCGGCCATGGTGACGGCGGAGGAACGGAGTTGGCGCTGTCCGTTCCAGTCGTGGGGTTGAAGACGAGTTGA
- the LOC102704308 gene encoding uncharacterized protein LOC102704308 has protein sequence MAGCSEWGGGGDGEEACCGVGDTSPGTIVWVRRRNGSWWPGRILGPDELPPSQIMSPRSGTPVKLLGREDASVDWYNIEKSKRVKAFRCGEFDACIEKAEATEGNSLKKREKYARREDAILHALELEKKLLASKNQAQGSKPASVPVCSKHNKDLGSTRYKSKKSKKRKGISTSSDTKKEAEQYFPHAGSKGNFLDSPTRVISDNPLGNHLGDISHVRHIQAGASLESKEKITTVEKIRSDGSDFDESIEKSDKRQALVQILQSSPKLPHQSQHNDDYGDVPTQGEMDRSPANYRAKRSRYVFLPTDSGDTYSHSDLPSIQVASTGGDFDTESYLHHPASFSEEQTSSDLVEKHISESSERECSESETEDDAELLQSSNLILHPASNAHDPYFLPASEKFRHVDIDADADELTYSSYMCQVNESEEDGSSELGVSQWHMKGKRNSRNAPKRLDTTDGYPWLDKSDSFMDGSLYKTNGRNSRKGNIQISNQQLLGQSSYQIKDELNYDSDETDFFEDTGHSEVNFYHGRTYSSCLKATRDFSRSYSYFSDYGNDSSKISPLNRDSDKIFHVDRNAYWDGSSFYQKYSSRLRGMGPMLFDVDLKVQASYQGEHVPLVSLMSRLNGKAIVGHPVQIEILGDGSTDNLVSCGNISLEGRTGGQPAWCTGRRTAMQRIPRSNPSGASLDGDDEGSFAYPDSEMKPGFRKYSASNHQVKVDKKSTSNARRPSAFKSQKKASKKASLSSQKVRTLSSISTGKRHHGVGGQAKAHRHSGIFGGLIRIGGAVPLVTCVPAKVVFTRILEAVGRPPLAVAHRVRMASPALRDPS, from the exons ATGGCGGGGTGCTCGGagtggggagggggaggagatggGGAGGAGGCATGCTGCGGCGTTGGGGATACCTCGCCGGGGACCATTGTGTGGGTGCGGCGGAGGAACGGGTCATGGTGGCCCGGCAGGATTCTGGGGCCCGACGagctgccgccgtcgcagATCATGTCGCCAAGGTCCGGCACGCCGGTCAAGCTTCTTGGCCGTGAGGATGCCAGCGT CGACTGGTACAACATTGAAAAATCAAAGCGTGTAAAAGCATTTAGGTGTGGGGAATTTGATGCATGTATTGAGAAGGCAGAGGCTACTGAAGGAAATTCTctgaagaaaagagagaagtaTGCACGTAGAGAAGATGCTATTCTTCATGCTCTTGAATTGGAGAAGAAGTTGCTTGCATCGAAGAATCAGGCTCAAGGTTCCAAACCTGCTAGTGTCCCTG TTTGCTCTAAACATAACAAAGATCTTGGAAGTACCCGCTACAAGAGCAAAAAGAGTAAGAAACGGAAGGGTATATCCACTTCTTCTGATACAAAAAAAGAGGCTGAGCAATATTTTCCCCATGCTGGCTCAAAGGGAAACTTTCTAGATTCTCCTACTCGGGTCATTTCTGACAATCCATTGGGTAATCACTTGGGAGACATCTCCCATGTAAGACATATTCAGGCCGGAGCAAGTTTAGAGAGCAAGGAGAAAATCACAACTGTGGAAAAGATTAGATCAGATGGAAGTGATTTTgatgaatctattgaaaaAAGTGATAAACGCCAAGCACTGGTTCAGATTTTGCAGAGCAGTCCAAAATTGCCTCATCAGTCACAGCACAATGATGACTATGGGGATGTCCCAACTCAGGGAGAAATGGATCGATCGCCTGCCAATTACCGGGCTAAAAGAAGTAGATATGTATTCTTACCCACTGATTCTGGTGATACTTACAGTCATAGTGATTTACCTTCCATACAAGTGGCTTCCACAGGAGGTGATTTTGATACTGAAAGTTATCTTCATCATCCTGCTTCTTTTTCTGAGGAGCAGACATCTTCTGATCTAGTTGAGAAGCACATATCTGAGTCTTCAGAGAGGGAATGCTCTGAGAGTGAGACGGAAGATGATGCTGAGCTTTTACAAA GTTCAAATTTGATTCTGCATCCAGCATCAAATGCCCATGATCCTTATTTCCTTCCAGCTTCTGAAAAGTTCAGGCATGTGGACATtgatgctgatgctgatgAGCTGACTTATTCTTCTTATATGTGTCAAGTGAATGAATCAGAAGAGGATGGCTCTTCTGAGCTGGGTGTCTCCCAATGGCATATGAAAGGTAAACGTAATAGCCGCAATGCACCAAAGAGATTGGATACGACAGATGGATATCCCTGGTTAGACAAATCAGATAGTTTCATGGATGGATCTCtgtataaaacaaatggtagaAATTCTAGAAAAGGGAATATACAAATTTCCAATCAGCAATTGCTTGGACAAAGTTCTTACCAAATCAAAGATGAGCTCAATTATGATTCTGATGAAACAGATTTTTTTGAGGACACAGGCCATTCAGAGGTTAACTTTTACCATGGTAGAACATATTCTTCATGTTTGAAGGCTACAAGAGATTTTAGCCGAAGCTACAGTTATTTTAGTGATTATGGAAATGATTCTTCCAAGATTTCTCCCCTAAACAGGGATTCGGATAAGATATTTCATGTTGATCGGAATGCATACTGGGACGGATCTTCATTCTACCAAAAGTACAGTTCACGTCTTCGTGGCATGGGTCCAATGTTGTTTGATGTTGACTTGAAGGTCCAGGCTAGCTACCAGGGAGAGCATGTTCCTCTTGTGTCCTTAATGAGCAGACTGAATGGCAAAGCAATTGTTGGGCATCCTGTTCAAATTGAAATACTTGGAGATGGTTCCACTGATAACTTGGTTTCTTGTGGCAATATTAGTTTGGAAGGGAGAACTGGAGGTCAACCTGCTTGGTGTACAGGCAGGAGGACTGCCATGCAAAGAATTCCCCGATCTAACCCTTCGGGGGCATCATTGGATGGTGATGATGAAGGTAGTTTTGCATATCCAGACTCAGAGATGAAACCAGGATTTAGAAAATACTCAGCCTCAAATCATCAGGTAAAGGTTGATAAGAAAAGCACCTCAAATGCTAGGAGGCCGTCAGCGTTTAAATCTCAAAAGAAGGCATCCAAGAAAGCAAGCCTGTCAAGTCAGAAGGTCCGAACCCTCTCTTCCATTTCCACTGGAAAAAGGCATCATGGAGTAGGTGGTCAGGCAAAAGCACATAGGCACAGTGGCATTTTTGGTGGCTTGATCAGAATAGGAGGAGCAGTTCCACTTGTCACATGTGTCCCTGCGAAGGTTGTGTTTACCAGGATATTGGAAGCTGTTGGCAGGCCACCTCTCGCTGTTGCTCACCGTGTTCGAATGGCTAGTCCTGCCTTACGAGATCCTTCATAG
- the LOC102704587 gene encoding cell division cycle 20.2, cofactor of APC complex-like: MDAGSHSISSEKSRGLAPRPPLQEAVSRPYIPSLSTAPRNPAAKCYGDRFIPDRSAMDMDMAHYLLTEPRKDKENAASSPSKEAYRRLLAEKLLNNRTRILAFRNKPPEPENVSAADTASSHQAKPAKQRRYIPQSAERTLDAPDLVDDYYLNLLDWGSNNVLSIALGDTVYLWDASSGSTSELVTVDEDSGPITSVSWAPDGQHIAVGLNSSDIQLWDTSSNRLLRTLRGVHESRVGSLAWNNNILTTGGMDGNIVNNDVRIRNHIVQTYQGHSQEVCGLKWSSSGQQLASGGNDNLLHIWDVSMASSVPSAGRNQWLHRVEDHTAAVKALAWCPFQSNLLATGGGGSDRCIKFWNTHTGACLNSVDTGSQVCALLWNKNERELLSSHGFTQNQLTLWKYPSMVKMAELTGHTSRVLFMAQSPDGCTVASAAADETLRFWNVFGSPEAPKPAAKASHTGMFNSFNHIR; the protein is encoded by the exons ATGGACGCAGGATCCCACTCGATCTCATCGGAGAAGAGCCGCGGGCTCGCtccgcgcccgccgctccaGGAGGCCGTCTCCCGCCCGTACATACCATCACTGAGCACTGCCCCACGCAACCCGGCTGCCAAGTGCTAC GGGGACAGGTTCATACCGGACAGGTCGGCGATGGACATGGACATGGCGCACTACCTGCTCACGGAGCCCAGGAAGGACAAGGAGAACGCGGCATCGTCCCCGTCCAAGGAGGCGTACCGGAGGCTGCTCGCCGAGAAGCTGCTCAACAACCGGACCCGGATCCTTGCCTTCCGGAACAAGCCTCCGGAGCCCGAGAACGTCTCTGCTGCGGATACTGCTTCTTCCCATCAGGCCAAGCCGGCCAAGCAGCGGCGCTACATTCCCCAG TCTGCGGAGAGGACTCTGGATGCACCAGACCTCGTCGACGATTACTACCTTAACCTGCTCGACTGGGGGAGCAACAACGTGTTGTCAATTGCGCTGGGCGACACGGTGTACCTGTGGGACGCTTCGAGCGGATCCACATCTGAGCTCGTGACTGTCGACGAGGACAGTGGCCCGATCACCAGCGTCAGCTGGGCTCCCGACGGTCAGCATATCGCCGTTGGCCTTAACTCGTCTGACATCCAGCTCTGGGACACCAGCTCCAACCGACTG CTGAGAACTCTGAGAGGTGTACACGAGTCAAGAGTCGGTTCACTGGCATGGAACAACAACATCCTGACCACTGGCGGCATGGACGGCAACATTGTGAACAATGACGTAAGAATCAGGAACCATATCGTGCAGACGTACCAGGGGCACAGCCAGGAGGTGTGCGGGCTCAAGTGGTCTAGTTCAGGGCAGCAACTGGCCAGCGGTGGCAACGACAACCTTCTGCACATTTGGGATGTGTCCATGGCATCCTCTGTCCCATCCGCAGGTCGCAACCAGTGGTTGCACAGAGTTGAGGATCACACAGCCGCTGTGAAAGCGCTCGCCTGGTGCCCATTCCAGAGCAACCTGCTGGCaactggtggtggtggtagtgaCCGGTGCATCAAGTTTTGGAACACGCACACCGGTGCATGCTTGAATTCTGTTGATACCGGATCACAGGTTTGCGCTCTTCTCTGGAACAAGAATGAGAGAGAGCTGCTGAGTTCACACGGATTCACACAGAACCAACTGACTTTGTGGAAGTATCCATCCATGGTTAAGATGGCTGAACTCACTGGCCATACCTCCCGTGTCCTTTTCATGGCTCAG AGTCCTGATGGTTGCACGGTAGCATCGGCTGCTGCAGATGAGACCCTACGGTTCTGGAATGTGTTTGGAAGTCCTGAAGCGCCCAAGCCTGCAGCCAAGGCTTCCCACACTGGGATGTTCAACAGCTTCAACCATATCCGATAA
- the LOC102704864 gene encoding myb family transcription factor PHL11-like, with amino-acid sequence MFEGMDRAGYGVGVGGAGAVGAGVVLSRDPKPRLRWTPDLHERFVEAVTKLGGPDKATPKSVLRLMGMKGLTLYHLKSHLQKYRLGKQNKKDTGLEASRGAFAAHGISFSTAAPPTIPSAENNNTGETPLADALRYQIEVQRKLHEQLEVQKKLQMRIEAQGKYLQSILEKAQNNLSYDATGTANLEATRTQLTDFNLALSGFMNNVSQVCEQNNGELAKAISEDNLRTSDLGFQLYHGIQESEDVECSQDEGLLLLDLNIKGGYDHLSSGAMRGGESGLKISQHRR; translated from the exons ATGTTCGAGGGGATGGATCGGGCGGGCtacggcgtcggcgtcggcggcgcgggggcggtgGGAGCCGGGGTGGTGCTGTCGCGGGACCCCAAGCCGCGGCTGCGGTGGACGCCCGACCTGCACGAGCGCTTCGTCGAGGCCGTCACCAAGCTCGGCGGGCCTGACA AGGCAACTCCCAAGTCGGTGTTGAGACTGATGGGCATGAAAGGGCTTACTTTGTACCACCTCAAGAGCCATCTTCAG AAATATAGGCTTGGAAAGCAGAACAAGAAAGATACAGGCCTGGAAGCCAGCAGAGGAG CCTTTGCTGCACATGGCATCAGTTTTTCCACTGCAGCACCTCCTACCATTCCATCGGCCGAAAATAACAATACAGG GGAAACACCACTGGCGGATGCATTGAGGTATCAAATTGAGGTCCAAAGGAAACTGCACGAGCAGCTCGAG GTTCAGAAGAAGCTTCAAATGCGAATTGAGGCCCAAGGGAAATACCTGCAATCGATACTAGAGAAAGCCCAAAATAACCTCTCCTACGATGCAACTGGAACTGCAAATCTTGAAGCAACCAGAACGCAGCTTACAGATTTCAACCTAGCTCTTTCAGGGTTCATGAACAATGTTTCGCAGGTGTGCGAACAGAACAATGGGGAACTAGCGAAAGCGATATCTGAAGACAATCTCAGAACTAGCGATCTAGGCTTTCAGCTCTACCATGGAATTCAGGAGTCTGAAGATGTCGAATGCTCTCAAGATGAAGGCTTACTGCTGCTAGATTTGAATATCAAAGGAGGATATGATCACCTGTCCTCCGGCGCCATGCGAGGCGGCGAATCCGGTCTGAAGATCAGTCAGCACAGGAGGTAA
- the LOC102702730 gene encoding ubiquinol oxidase 1c, mitochondrial-like — translation MTSSSLVAGSVLLRRLAPRLSSPAPAAAAAAATAPRVPVAARGGEGGVAVCWVRLLSTSAAAAAAKEEAAASKENAASTAAAKAEATKAAKEGASSYWGIAPSKLATKDGVEWKWSCFRPWETYSPDTTIDLKKHHEPKVLLDKVAYWTVKALRVPTDIFFQRRYGCRAMMLETVAAVPGMVGGMLLHLRSLRRFEPSGGWIRALLEEAENERMHLMTFMEVAKPRWYERALVLAVQGVFFNAYFIGYLLSPKLAHRVVGYLEEEAIHSYTEFLKEIEAGKIENIPAPPIAIDYWRLPADATLRDVVVVVRADEAHHRDVNHFASDVHFQGMELKDTPAPLDYH, via the exons ATGACGAGCTCCTCCCTCGTCGCCGGCTCagtgctcctccgccgcctggcCCCTCGCCTATCCAGCCCGGCCCCGGCGGCTGCCGCGGCCGCTGCCACTGCACCGAGGGTTCCGGTTGCagcccgcggcggcgaagggggcGTGGCCGTGTGCTGGGTGCGGCTGCtgtccacctccgccgccgccgccgcggccaaggaggaggcggccgcgtCCAAGGAGAACGCGGCAAgcaccgccgcggcgaaggcggaggcgacgaagGCCGCCAAGGAGGGGGCGAGCAGCTACTGGGGCATCGCGCCGTCGAAGCTCGCGACCAAGGACGGCGTCGAGTGGAAGTGGTCCTGCTTCAGG CCATGGGAGACGTACTCGCCGGACACGACGATCGACCTGAAGAAGCACCACGAGCCGAAGGTGCTGCTCGACAAGGTCGCCTACTGGACTGTGAAGGCGCTGCGCGTGCCCACTGACATCTTCTTCCAG AGGAGGTACGGCTGCCGCGCGATGATGCTggagacggtggcggcggtgccggGGATGGTGGGCGGGATGCTGCTCCACCTGCGCTCGCTCCGCCGCTTCGAGCCCAGCGGCGGCTGGATCCGCGCGCTCCTCGAGGAGGCGGAGAACGAGCGGATGCACCTCATGACCTTCATGGAGGTGGCCAAGCCGAGGTGGTACGAGCGCGCGCTCGTGCTCGCCGTCCAGGGCGTCTTCTTCAACGCCTACTTCATCGGTTACCTCCTGTCCCCCAAGCTCGCCCACCGCGTCGTCGGCTACCTCGAGGAGGAAGCCATCCACTCCTACACGGAGTTCCTCAAGGAAATCGAGGCCGGCAAGATCGAGAACATCCCGGCGCCACCGATCGCCATCGACTACTGGCGGCTCCCTGCCGACGCCACGCTCagggacgtcgtcgtcgtcgtgcgcgcCGACGAGGCGCACCACCGCGACGTCAACCACTTCGCGTCG GATGTCCATTTCCAGGGGATGGAGCTCAAGGATACGCCTGCCCCACTCGATTATCACTGA
- the LOC102705134 gene encoding polyamine transporter PUT1 isoform X2: protein MWLHTTATWKPAASAESANGAAPMGECATEYRGLPDGDAGAALSSSSTRTVSMNPLIFLIFYEVSGGPFGIEDSVGAAGPLLAIIGFLVLPVVWSIPEALITAELGSMFPENGGYVVWVASALGPYWGFQQGWMKWLSGVIDNALYPVLFLDYLKSGVPALGGGAPRAFAVLGLTAVLTLLNYRGLTVVGWVAICLGVFSLLPFLVMGLIALPKLRPARWLVVDLHNVDWNLYLNTLFWNLNYWDSISTLAGEVKNPGKTLPKALFYAVIFVVVGYLYPLLAGTGAVPLGREQWTDGYFADIAKLLGGAWLMWWVQSAAAVSNMGMFVAEMSSDSYQLLGMAERGMLPAFFAARSRYGTPLAGILFSASGVLLLSTMSFQEIVAAENFLYCFGMLLEFAAFVMHRVRRPDAPRPYRVPLGTAGCVAMLVPPTALIAVVLALSTLKVALVSLGAVAVGLVLQPALRFVEKKRWLRFSVNPDLPEIGVVRPPAAPDERLVP from the coding sequence CTCCAATGGGCGAGTGCGCCACGGAGTACCGGGGCCtccccgacggcgacgccggcgcggcattgtcgtcgtcgtcgacccgTACGGTTTCGATGAATCCGCTTATCTTCCTCATCTTCTACGAGGTCTCCGGAGGGCCGTTCGGGATCGAGGACAGCGTGGGCGCGGCAGGGCCGCTGCTCGCCATCATCGGCTTCTTGGTCCTCCCCGTCGTCTGGAGCATCCCGGAGGCGCTGATCACGGCGGAGCTTGGGTCTATGTTCCCGGAGAACGGCGGGTACGTCGTGTGGGTGGCCTCGGCGCTCGGCCCCTACTGGGGGTTCCAGCAGGGGTGGATGAAGTGGCTGAGCGGCGTCATCGACAACGCGCTCTACCCCGTCCTCTTCTTGGACTACCTCAAGTCCGGCGTCCCGGCGCTGGGCGGAGGCGCGCCGAGGGCGTTCGCCGTCCTTGGCCTGACAGCCGTGCTGACGTTGCTGAACTACCGGGGGCTCACCGTCGTCGGGTGGGTGGCCATCTGCCTCGGCGTCTTTTCCCTCCTCCCTTTTCTCGTCATGGGGCTCATTGCGCTCCCCAAGCTccggccggcgaggtggcTCGTGGTCGACCTCCACAACGTCGACTGGAATTTGTACCTGAACACTCTGTTCTGGAACCTCAACTACTGGGATTCGATCAGCACGCTGGCCGGCGAGGTCAAGAACCCCGGCAAGACGCTGCCCAAGGCGCTGTTCTACGCGGTCATCTTCGTGGTCGTCGGCTACCTGTACCCGCTCCTCGCCGGGACCGGCGCCGTGCCGCTCGGCAGGGAGCAGTGGACTGACGGCTACTTCGCGGACATCGCGAAGCTGCTCGGCGGCGCGTGGCTGATGTGGTGGGTgcagtcggcggcggcggtgtcgaaCATGGGCATGTTCGTGGCGGAGATGAGCAGCGACTCATACCAGCTGCTGGGCATGGCGGAGCGGGGCATGCTCCCGGCCTTCTTCGCGGCGCGGTCGCGGTACGGCACGCCGCTGGCTGGCATCCTCTTTTCGGCCTCCGGGGTGTTGCTGCTGTCGACGATGAGCTTCCAGGAGATCGTGGCGGCCGAGAACTTCCTCTACTGCTTCGGCATGCTCCTCGAGTTCGCGGCGTTCGTGATGCACCGGGTGAGGCGCCCCGACGCGCCCCGCCCGTACAGGGTGCCGCTGGGCACGGCCGGGTGCGTGGCGATGCTGGTGCCCCCGACGGCGCTGATCGCCGTGGTGCTCGCGCTGTCCACGCTGAAGGTGGCGCTCGTGAGCCTCGGCGCGGTGGCCGTCGGGCTCGTGCTGCAGCCGGCGCTGAGGTTCGTGGAGAAGAAGAGGTGGCTGAGGTTCTCCGTTAACCCGGACCTCCCGGAGATCGGCGTGGTTCGCCCACCCGCCGCGCCGGACGAGCGGTTGGTCCCGTAG
- the LOC102705134 gene encoding polyamine transporter PUT1 isoform X3: MGECATEYRGLPDGDAGAALSSSSTRTVSMNPLIFLIFYEVSGGPFGIEDSVGAAGPLLAIIGFLVLPVVWSIPEALITAELGSMFPENGGYVVWVASALGPYWGFQQGWMKWLSGVIDNALYPVLFLDYLKSGVPALGGGAPRAFAVLGLTAVLTLLNYRGLTVVGWVAICLGVFSLLPFLVMGLIALPKLRPARWLVVDLHNVDWNLYLNTLFWNLNYWDSISTLAGEVKNPGKTLPKALFYAVIFVVVGYLYPLLAGTGAVPLGREQWTDGYFADIAKLLGGAWLMWWVQSAAAVSNMGMFVAEMSSDSYQLLGMAERGMLPAFFAARSRYGTPLAGILFSASGVLLLSTMSFQEIVAAENFLYCFGMLLEFAAFVMHRVRRPDAPRPYRVPLGTAGCVAMLVPPTALIAVVLALSTLKVALVSLGAVAVGLVLQPALRFVEKKRWLRFSVNPDLPEIGVVRPPAAPDERLVP, from the coding sequence ATGGGCGAGTGCGCCACGGAGTACCGGGGCCtccccgacggcgacgccggcgcggcattgtcgtcgtcgtcgacccgTACGGTTTCGATGAATCCGCTTATCTTCCTCATCTTCTACGAGGTCTCCGGAGGGCCGTTCGGGATCGAGGACAGCGTGGGCGCGGCAGGGCCGCTGCTCGCCATCATCGGCTTCTTGGTCCTCCCCGTCGTCTGGAGCATCCCGGAGGCGCTGATCACGGCGGAGCTTGGGTCTATGTTCCCGGAGAACGGCGGGTACGTCGTGTGGGTGGCCTCGGCGCTCGGCCCCTACTGGGGGTTCCAGCAGGGGTGGATGAAGTGGCTGAGCGGCGTCATCGACAACGCGCTCTACCCCGTCCTCTTCTTGGACTACCTCAAGTCCGGCGTCCCGGCGCTGGGCGGAGGCGCGCCGAGGGCGTTCGCCGTCCTTGGCCTGACAGCCGTGCTGACGTTGCTGAACTACCGGGGGCTCACCGTCGTCGGGTGGGTGGCCATCTGCCTCGGCGTCTTTTCCCTCCTCCCTTTTCTCGTCATGGGGCTCATTGCGCTCCCCAAGCTccggccggcgaggtggcTCGTGGTCGACCTCCACAACGTCGACTGGAATTTGTACCTGAACACTCTGTTCTGGAACCTCAACTACTGGGATTCGATCAGCACGCTGGCCGGCGAGGTCAAGAACCCCGGCAAGACGCTGCCCAAGGCGCTGTTCTACGCGGTCATCTTCGTGGTCGTCGGCTACCTGTACCCGCTCCTCGCCGGGACCGGCGCCGTGCCGCTCGGCAGGGAGCAGTGGACTGACGGCTACTTCGCGGACATCGCGAAGCTGCTCGGCGGCGCGTGGCTGATGTGGTGGGTgcagtcggcggcggcggtgtcgaaCATGGGCATGTTCGTGGCGGAGATGAGCAGCGACTCATACCAGCTGCTGGGCATGGCGGAGCGGGGCATGCTCCCGGCCTTCTTCGCGGCGCGGTCGCGGTACGGCACGCCGCTGGCTGGCATCCTCTTTTCGGCCTCCGGGGTGTTGCTGCTGTCGACGATGAGCTTCCAGGAGATCGTGGCGGCCGAGAACTTCCTCTACTGCTTCGGCATGCTCCTCGAGTTCGCGGCGTTCGTGATGCACCGGGTGAGGCGCCCCGACGCGCCCCGCCCGTACAGGGTGCCGCTGGGCACGGCCGGGTGCGTGGCGATGCTGGTGCCCCCGACGGCGCTGATCGCCGTGGTGCTCGCGCTGTCCACGCTGAAGGTGGCGCTCGTGAGCCTCGGCGCGGTGGCCGTCGGGCTCGTGCTGCAGCCGGCGCTGAGGTTCGTGGAGAAGAAGAGGTGGCTGAGGTTCTCCGTTAACCCGGACCTCCCGGAGATCGGCGTGGTTCGCCCACCCGCCGCGCCGGACGAGCGGTTGGTCCCGTAG